Within the Scyliorhinus canicula chromosome 6, sScyCan1.1, whole genome shotgun sequence genome, the region GGAACACTGCCATAGTGCTACGCTGCTCCTGATGCACTGTTCACCACTGTGCCGGGGCAGACCaattcctgccctccatctccatgccgagctggtctccatggacagcaccgtgctgctggacccatggacagcaccgtgctgctgggcccatggacagcaccgtgctgctggacccatggacacTCCTGTGTCACCGTTTCCGGGTCAGTAGTGCGGCTGGGCTTGGCGAGTACAGGGGTCTCCttctcccccgcccctccccctttcaccggtgccacacaccagtgtctatctggacagttcTGTGCTGCGGGACTCATGCAGCCAATGCAGCAAAGGTACAATGTTTGACCAGGGGTGGAGTGCACAgtgagctgtggggtcaggggGGTGTTTTGATGGCTTGACGAAGACAAAACGGGCAATATGGAAGGAGGGTTATGCAAGGGTTGGGGGGCTAGTGGGACGGCTGATGATTTCAGGCTGAGAAACAAGGAGGTGGATGAATATAATTATCAatggaaggcagaaggaaaaccaAGGGGAGGGAACCTGGAGCCTGATATGGCTGCCTGAGAAGCTCACAAACAATggggtcaaagggataccacaCAATTTACTGGAAGGCACAAAGATGCCAGAGGCTGTGGGTGGAGATCCATGTGGGGCATGGGAACCTCACAGGTGATGGGCTCGGGGAGAGGCTGGTTGAATTGGGGAACAGACTTTCTCTCGAGGCTGCTAGACTTTTCCAACTGTGTTGTTAACATGCTACACAGTCTGCTGAagagaacaaggaacaaagaaaattacagcacagaaacaggcccttcggccctcccagcctgcgccgatccagatcctttgtctaaacctgttgcctattttccaaggtctacttccctctgttcccgcccggtcatatacctgtctagatgcctcttaaatgatgctatcctgcccgcctctaccacctccgttggtaaagcgttccaggcacccaccaccctctgcgtaaaaaactttccacgcacatctcccttaaactttccccctctcaccttgaaatcgtgaccccttgtaactgacacccccactcttgggaaaagcttgttgctatccaccctgtccatacctctcataattttgcagacctcaatcaggtcccccctcaacctccgcctttccaacgaaaacaatcctaatctactcaacctttcttcatagctagcaccctccataccaggcaacatcctggtgaacctcctctgcaccctctccaaagtatccacatccttctggtaatgtggcgaacagagctgcacgcagtattccaaatgtggccgaaccaaagtcctatacaactgtaacatgacctgccaactcttgtactcaataccccgtccgatgaaggcaagcatgctgtatgccttcttgaccactctatcaacccgcgttgccaccttcagggtacaatggacctgaactcccaaatctctctgttcatcaattttccccaagacccttccattgaccatatagtccgctcttgaatttgatcttccaaaatgcatcacttagcatttacctggattgaactccatctgccatttctctgcccaactctccaatttatctatattttgttgtattctctgacagtcctcctcgctatctgcaactccaccaatcttagtatcatctgcaaacttgctaatcagaccacctataccttcctccagatcatttatgtagatcacaaacaacagtggtccgagcacagatccctgtggaacaccactagtcacccttctccattttgagacactcccttccaccactactctctgtctcctgttgcccagccagttctttatccatctagctagtacaccctgaaccccatgcaacttcactttttccatcaacctgccatgggaaaccttatcaaacgccttgctaaagtccatgtatatgacatctacagcccttccctcatcaattaactttgtcacttcctcaaaggattctattaggtttgtaagacatgaccttccctgcacaaaaccatgatgcctatcactgataagtctattttctttcagatgtgaatagatcctatccctcagtatcttctccaacagtttgcctaccactgacgtcaagctcacaggtccatAATTccgtggattatccctgctacccttcttaaacaaagggacaacattagcaattctccagtcctccgggacctcatccgtgctcaaggatgctgcaaagatatctgttgaggctccagctattttgaccctcgcttccctccttaacctgggatagatcccatccggacctgggaggTGGGCTGAAGAGAGTGATATGAGTCTCCTGGACTGGTATATGATGTCAGGACACACACTACGAGTGTGACCATGCTGGCCACATGCTGCTCTACATCCTGGCTACTTGTTCATTTGCATTTTCCCTTAAAGTGATATCACAACTTTTCCACAACTCAGCAAAATCACCCTGTCCCTTCACCTGGAACTTTGACTCCCCATCAGTTGATCTCCTAGTTAAATGCTGTAACAGATGTTTATCTGTCTACAGGTACTGTTGTTCCTATCTCCGCACCTTGGGGAGTTTATGGATACTTGGAAAATGGCAAAATACAACAGAAATTCAAAGTATTTCTAGAGATAGTGCCTGAAGTCATCAATCCGCCTGAACCAACAGATCCAACAGTTAAAACAGTATTCATACCTCCTGTTTGGTACTTTGCCAGGTGAGTTTAGTGACTGATATATTGTGATTAATGTTTCTTTCTGTCAGCTCTTGGATCAACATCACTCAACCtggagcggaattctcccattttgagactaagtgctgcggTGTGGGCAGGAACATGGAGCGTTTTCTGCTGCAGCTGCTTGCCGGAAAACACTCCGAATCTTCCCacccaacctcattaattattcACCTGGGTGTTTTACGCTGTTTTCAGTAGTGGGTCAGGCCTGGATGGTGTGTCGTCCGCCACATGTCCGGGTTTTATATTAAAAGGATATCCAACAACACTAACCCACCATTGAAaaaagaaggtggacctcctgaaaatgaagatcgatctccaggaacattgtgGGGCCGGAGGATGGACTCCCTCCAGGACACCATATCTGGAAGGTCCAAGTTCACATGCTCCCCTAACCCATTGCTGGGGTGTTCCAAGGTCCAGGGTTGTGGGCAGTCTTAATCCTGAACTCTGTAGGCAGCGTTATGCATCCGACTTTGGCACTCTACATTGTGAAATATATTTCTCACACTGGTGCATTTCCCCGCCAGAACGACAGAGAATCTATCCTGATAGGGGGACAGTTCTCCCTCTATATCCATTACCAGATGGAAATTATGTTTACATCGGTCTCTTTCCTTCCAGTCATGGTGGACATGACTGCACACTCTTTCAGGTTGTGTATTTAAGTCTGTATCTCTCCATCCTTTCtgaaaaatacatcacctcacatttccctGTCTCTTTTTGTCACTTGTCTGACCATTTGGTGAACTTCTCTATGATGTTACTACAGCTGTGGACAAACTGAATGGTGGAGGcggctcagtgggctgaatggtcaactGTCCCTGTTGTCCTGACAATCGACTTGGTTTTCAAACAGGTTTTATCAGGAAGAATAAAATTTTAATCCCTCTGTTCTTAATTCTGTTACAGGGGTTTTGACAAGAAACTTGATGAACAACAAATTGAAGAACGTGTGACTCAATTACTGAAGGACTTGGAACAAGACAATCAACCCTTCAATGAGACATTTTTTCTCATTGCTTTTTATAATACACATGGGCTAATGGGAATAGCTtttgaaaaggcaggagaatgaaggCTTTCTGGAAGGTTCTGTTACCTTTCTAGACATCAAACAGTGAGATGCGCTTAACTACTTTGAAACTGTTTAACTTTCCATTGAGTTTAACCTGGAAAACTGagcattttaaaaaagtaaatttggagtactcaattcatttttccaattaaggggcaatttagcgtggccaattcacctaccctgcacatctttgggttgtgggggcaaaacccaagcaaacacggggagattgtgcaaactgcacacgagaAGTGACctagatccgggatcgaacctaggatctcggtgctgtgagacagcagtgctaagcactctgccaccgtgctgtcctttagTTTTAATCTCCTTCCTCAATAAGGATATATTTACCTTTGAGGGAACGCAATGTCTGTTCATCGGACAGATTACGTATATGTGTATATTGGGATTTTTCCAATAATTCCACCAATGTCCCATCTCCAAATCCCTGTGACCCTTTTATAAATATTGCCCTCTACTGGCAGTTAGTAATTttgactcccacacacactgcagcatttATTCAGATTCAAAATTGTTCAACCACATTAATATTAACAGTGAACACTTCTTCTTCATTTACACACGCTGTTCCCATTGATTGTTTAGCTGAATGATTCTgaacaatgttttttttcttttttctggatgtccagttcagtttgtccaCACATGGTCCTGTGACAGATAGATCTTGCTTCTCACCAGGGGCTGGACCTTGTTATCTTTcccaaaattaaataaaaacagagactCTTCaagtccgctccaccattcagtaagatcatggctgatctcggaccttaactccactttcccactctgTCCTTCGAGTGTGTAATCTGtctatgtgatgatatgatctgcatattcgtctgccattgggccagaacgtcggcttaccattggccctggtcggtcatgtgcctctcgactgattggccgagaggctgagttaaccacgcctctatcaacgtggtataaatgctcagaagcctgacgatcgtccctttccactgtagacgatcgccaggctgtgttctagttaattaaaacctgactttggtaaatcactcgcctcacgtgcaatcgatggtacatcagtctAATAAACAGGTAATGCAGTCCCACTAAAGTCATCCTTAACTAAAGAGACCAAACATCACAACATCATATTCTACCTGTTATGTTCTTAACCACTCACTTAACCAACTTAATATGGAGCAAACACATGGTAGTCCACCCACACGTTAACcatccatgtgactccagccctgaAAAATTTGAATGTCCCTGAGTCCTGGCTGCTCTTTTTCCTTTAATATTGTTTGTAATGAGGTTTCCCGTCTACATCTCAAATTCATTGCTGAACACGTCTCCACACTGCACATATACAGGGCAAAACTCAATGGTACAGGATGGTGGGCGCTCTATTGGGTAACGGGGATTAATCACTGCAGTAATTCGCTTTTTCTGTAATCTTGCTTTAAATGAATTGTGCACAGACTGAGACTGAGATGGTCCGAGTTAcagacatagggcgggattcttccctacccagcGGGACGGGCCTTACCGGCGCcggggagtggcatgaaccactccggcattgggcctcccCGAGGGTGCCGAATCCTCCacgccttcaggggctaggctggcaccgaaaggcttggcgccacgccaaccggtgccgaagagcCTCCGCCGCCCgttgcgagttggcgcatgcgtgggagcatccCGCCCATAGTTCCCGGAATTTACTATCTTTATACAGCGATGAAATATGTTCATATTTAACCATCAAACTGACCAGAATGTCTAAAGTTGATGTGAAAAGAGTGAATTGAAATTGGGATTTGTTACAGAGCACAGAGTATTGAAGCTATTCAATGTGAAATCATGAGGTGTTCAGATGTGGGATTATTCCTGGGGTCTCTCACTCGGAGTTAGTTCCAGATGGAATTATTTAATTAGAAGGGAATGTTTAAACTGTAAAGAGACAGTGTGTTCACCATATGTAAAATACTGAGATTTTCACCACATCATCTGGAAGAATTTCCTTCAATGTTTTAATAGTTCTGTCTCCTGTGCTCTGAAATATAATGGGAATGGACCATATAACAGACTGTGTGGAATAGACACTGTACACTGTAGGAAGAACACAACACTCACTGGATAAACCTGCTAATGGGGACACCCTGTGTGGGGAGTAAAGTATTCCCTTTTCCTGTCATTCCTGATAATCAAACACTGGACATTGTAGTGGGGATGATGGAAAAGTTTGTTTCTCAATCCAGTTTGGTCTGACTCAGACCAGTCCAGGTACAGGAAACAGATGGGCCCAGGTCAGGAAAGTGAAGTGGGAGTTTTGTGACTCAGGTGTGAAGCAGCTTAAAACTAGTCCTTAAACCGGAGAAAGGATCTAAACTTAGAATCCAGAGACTGAAGATTGAATAAAGTTTCAATTCAGATCTCCTCAAACCCACACTGGGAGCTGACATTGGGAATATCGACAGATTGAATCTGTGATTGAGAAAATGATCTATTCAGATCTGACTCTTGTTAACAGGTGACCCATTCACAGGTTTCGCTTGTGGAGTAAATAAGCCATCGTCTTCTAGTCTTTGTTTGtcttttgtttttcaaactgctgGGAATGTATTCTCACTGTGAAATAAAGAGGGTGATGCATTTACACATTTGGTCTCGTGTTAGATTCTTCCTCAGAAATAAATCTGGGTCAATGATCACATCACTGGTTTCATATTCGATAAACTCTCCACATTTTAGTGAAATGATTCTGTTAAAACATTGAGGTGTAAAATTAAAGAATGAGTAAGAATGAAGAGATGGAGGGTAATTTATTGAGAGATGTAACACTTTGAGAGCGAGCTCCATATTGGTGACAGCTCACATCCCCGTGCAGCCTGACACTTCAATCTGTCAAACTCCACCCTGAACAGTCTTTCTAACTCTGTCAATGGGATATCACTGGATAGGTAGTGGCCAACAGTCAACAATTCATGGATCAGTCATCGACCTGGTGTTGGGATTTTCTTCCCTGTTTGGAAAATCTCACCAATCAGGGTCCTTGAATTTGAGATGGGATTGGGCTCATAGAATGccgacatagaaacatacatagacacaggagGAGGGCCTTATAATAAAAATGTTTCTTAGTGTCATACGTAAGCTTACATTCacacttcaataaagttactgtgaaaatcccatagtcgccacactctgattGTTTGGTTACactggttacactgagggagaactcagaatgtccaattctcctaccatctttcgggactcatgggcagaaactggagcacccagaggaaacccacgcaggcacgaggacaACCTGCAGACtcgggacagacagtgacccaagccaggaatcaaactgtgtacctggcgctgtaaagcaacagtgctaaccattgttctaCCTTGACGCCCGATTCTGCCctttaagcctgctccaccaatcattTTGAACATgattgatcatcaagttcaacttcgagcctgctctgccaatcattttgatcatggctgatcattaagttcaatatgctgatcctgccttccccccatatcctttgattcctttagccccaagagctatatccaattGCTTCTTGTAAAACAAATtccaaaattagagtacccaattattcactgggttacagtgatagggtggaggcatcggCTTAAGTACGGTGATTTTTCCaagggactcaatgggccaaatggcctccttctgcactgtaaattctatgattctatctaaactctcttcataacttaaatgttgtatcctagacaacatcctggtgaatcactgctgtagcccctccagtgcaatcacatccttcatataatgtagcgaccagaattacacacagtattccagctgtggcctcactaaagctctatacaactccaacatgacctccctgcttttgtaatctatgcctcgattgataaaagcaagtgtcccaaatgcctatttcaccaccctattaatctgcccttctgccttcagggatctatcgACAAagatgccaaggtccctttgttcctcggaacttcccagtgtcgggCCATTCATTTaatatttccttgtcacattacgcCTCCCAAAGTgtctcacctcacacttttcagggttatattccatctgccacttttctgaccatttgaccatcctgactatatcttcctgcaaccctccaatgccctccaattagaaaagcacccttccattgctactctctgccttctatgacctagccagttctgtatccatcttgccagctcacccctgatcccatgtgacttcaccttttgtaccagtctaccatgagggaccttgtcaaaggccttacagaAGTCCAAGAGACACCatctactgccctacctgcatcaatcatctttgtgacctcttcgaaaaactctgtcaaattagtgagacatgacctccccttcacaaaaccatgctgcctctcactaatatgaaatgaaatgaaaatcgcttattgtcacgagtaggcttcaatgaagttactgtgaaaagcccctagtcgccacattccggcgcctgtccggggagactggtacgggaatcgaaccgtgctgctggcctgctcggtctgctttaaaagccagcgatttagctcagtgagctaaaccagccccttattgtgCAGAGTTCtaaggtgcggagggatctggatgtccaagTGCATAAATAGCACAAGACTACCATACAAgtatagcaagtaattaggaaagctcatagaatgttattgtttattgtgagggaatTAAttgcaaaagtagggaggttatggtgCAGATGTACAAGGTATTGTTGAGTATTGtacacagtattggtctccttacttaaggaaggatgtaaatgctttCAAAGCAGTTGAGAGGTTTACGAGACTAATACCAGGGCCTGGATTTTTCTGCTGTTGATGTGTACAGTTGGTGGGCCCGGAAGCAGAGGCAAACTGTGCGTCCGACTGTGAGCAgtcgcaggccacaatttcaagCTGGATGACTAATTAACAGGGAGTCAGTGTGAAACATGTGCTGGGAAAGGCTCAGACCTGCTGGGAAAAGTGGGAAGAGGATAGACACCGAGAAAAGGGATGATGCGGGCTGGCACTTCTGATGTGCTGCCTTAGGGGGACAGCCAATGCGATGCTGACCCGTACAACATACAGAATGATGGAAATATGCTGCAAGAGTGTCTACGcagcacattcaaacacaaaCCTCAGTTCCCAgacgaggctggattctctggttctggggttgtgtccccacgccggcgtgggaacggtggtgttttacgcttGAAAACTGGTGCAcaacggccaccaattccccgttttgctgggggctagcaggacggcagcgtagagcacctggctctagctgccgatatggcccgaagaattgccgggtctgtggccgcgcatgcgcacggtagcCGCCTGCAGCGGCctcgccgtgcaacatggcggcggccgctcgcggacccgacCCACGAAATAGTCCCCCCTGCGGCCGACTGGCGCAAATtggaccacccctcactgtgcccccagaCCCAAATGATGTCCCCCCCatccacggatcggccctcccccgactgtgacagCACTGGGCTGAGTCTGCAGTCGccaagccgagttcccgacaagtGACacgacacgtgtcccacgccgtcgggaactcggtcggtcaggggcggagcatccgggGGCGGacatcaggtaacgtcctgaggatGACAAAATGTGGCGTGGTGTACTCTTAGAGTAGGCTGCTTTGGATGTGCGGAGCATTATAAAAGTGGCGCCGCTGCTGATTTGGTCAGGAACACAGATTCTCTCTAGCCGGTCGttgaacgtgattttggcgtcggccaccggagaatccagcccaaggtgttaaATTTTGCTTCAGCCTGGAGAGTTTGACCTTCCCTGGATGGAGTTTGCAGCTAAAACGTAAAGGCGGCCTGGACAATCAGCCTGCTCGTCATCCGCAAAAGCAGACGGGTCATATAGAATTAAGGTCAATTGCCCCATAATGGCCAAATCGCCTGTTTGATTGTGCACGCCCGCTGACGGAAATATCGAGTGAGTGCGCGACGACGTCCATAGGTACATCCGACATCTTTAGATGCAATTTCACGCTCTTCCTGTTTTAGCGAGCCTGCCTGAGCAAAATTAAATTCTGCCCAGGAATGGGCGGgatgtcttctgaggaaaggtgagAGAGATTTGGCctatatccactggagtttagagtaATAATTGATTGAAACAActgagatcctgaggggtctcaacagggtgggtgtggagaggatgtttcctcttgtgggagaatctggaatgaggggtcactgtttaaaaataagggattgcCCACTTAAGACAAGGATGAGGAGAAATATATTCTctctgagggtcgtgagtctctggaactctctcccaaaaAGAACAGTGGAAGTAGAATCTCTGTGTATTTTTAATACTCAgagccagatagattcttgattaacaaaggggtgaaaggttatcaggggtgagcaggaatgtggggttgaggttccaATCAGAGTAGCCATGatagtattgaatggcagaacaggtttgaggggccgagtggccaactCCTGTTACCAATTGATACTTTGTACGCAACATGCACAATAGCATGTGTCTGTGATTAAAGCCCAAGCATTATGAGCAAAATATGTTATGCCCTATGGATCCCTAAAGTTCAATATAATCACACTTTGAAACTTAAATGCTGGAGCTTTATCGAATGTATTTCTCAGATCACACCATGTGCTGCAGACTCATACATTGTTCCTTCAATACACAGAATAGTGTATTGTCTTTCCAATGTTCTTTACAActgaactgcagcatgactttccAGCTTTTATGCTCTATGTCCCGTCCAATGAAGACAAACATTCCATATAGTTTCttaactaccttgtccacttgtgttgccacattcaaagacctgtggacctgcacacccagatctctctaactttctatattcctaagagttttgccatttatggtatatttcccctctatgtgagTCCTGCCAAaatccattacctcacatttgtctggattaaactccattttgccatttctctgcccaagtctccaacctatctttcCCCTTTCAATTCCATCCATCACTCCTTCCCCCTCCTTctgttcccttccctccctcccgcacTCCTTCCCTTCGCCgctgtagagatctaccatgcggttcaAATGAAGTCTCGCAACATTatggaactcagtagaaatttgagttgccCTTCTCAGATGcaaataagaatcttttattgcctcaactgattacaattgagagaaacttaaatctattctcaataaagtc harbors:
- the LOC119966788 gene encoding uncharacterized protein LOC119966788, encoding MLRIFLTVSVLFWNQLAAQKAVDEVLDLCEDDNCFSPAVVIEDKNYDEMEFKFDQLVETEVHTVNFKSAMEIGLEKLFNYSHCGNAAGTVVPISAPWGVYGYLENGKIQQKFKVFLEIVPEVINPPEPTDPTVKTVFIPPVWYFARGFDKKLDEQQIEERVTQLLKDLEQDNQPFNETFFLIAFYNTHGLMGIAFEKAGE